A single region of the Nocardioides sp. W7 genome encodes:
- the folB gene encoding dihydroneopterin aldolase, with protein sequence MTQGTTDELAVLGIECYGHHGVFEFEKREGQTFVIDLALGVDTAPAAASDDLQDTVDYGSLVAAVKNAVEQEPVDLIETLAQRIADVCLLDVRVEWARVTVHKPDAPIEATFRDVALTITRRTPRD encoded by the coding sequence ATGACGCAGGGGACGACCGACGAGCTGGCCGTGCTGGGCATCGAGTGCTACGGCCACCACGGGGTCTTCGAGTTCGAGAAGCGCGAGGGCCAGACCTTCGTGATCGATCTCGCACTGGGGGTCGACACCGCGCCTGCGGCGGCGTCGGACGACTTGCAAGACACCGTCGACTACGGGAGTCTCGTGGCCGCGGTGAAGAACGCCGTGGAGCAGGAACCGGTCGACCTGATCGAGACCCTGGCGCAGCGGATCGCGGACGTCTGCCTCTTGGACGTCCGTGTTGAATGGGCGAGGGTCACGGTTCACAAGCCGGATGCACCCATCGAGGCGACGTTCCGCGACGTCGCGCTGACGATCACGCGAAGGACTCCCCGTGACTGA
- the folK gene encoding 2-amino-4-hydroxy-6-hydroxymethyldihydropteridine diphosphokinase — translation MTETPNPHIVDADTLTGEMRPIRRAVLALGSNLGERITALQGAVNALADTPDVWVTGVSPVYETAPVDCPPGAKNFLNAVVLIDTTLAATRLMDRALAIEDAFDRDRSEGPNSSRTLDVDLIVVGDRRNDDEHLRLPHPRARERSFVLKPWFDLEPDAELPDAGPISELLASLGTDGLALRDDLLLELE, via the coding sequence GTGACTGAGACCCCCAACCCGCACATCGTCGACGCCGACACCCTGACCGGGGAGATGCGTCCGATCCGCCGGGCGGTCCTGGCCCTGGGGTCCAACCTCGGGGAGCGGATCACGGCTCTCCAGGGCGCGGTCAACGCGCTCGCCGACACCCCCGACGTGTGGGTCACCGGCGTCTCGCCGGTCTACGAGACCGCCCCGGTCGACTGTCCCCCGGGGGCCAAGAACTTCCTCAACGCCGTCGTCCTCATCGACACCACCCTCGCCGCGACCCGGCTGATGGACCGTGCGCTGGCCATCGAGGACGCCTTCGACCGCGATCGCTCCGAGGGTCCGAACTCCTCGCGCACCCTCGACGTCGACCTGATCGTGGTGGGTGACCGCCGCAACGACGACGAGCACCTCCGGCTGCCGCACCCCCGCGCCCGGGAGCGCTCGTTCGTGCTCAAGCCGTGGTTCGACCTCGAGCCCGACGCCGAGCTCCCGGACGCCGGCCCGATCTCCGAGCTGCTGGCGAGCCTCGGCACCGACGGCCTGGCGCTGCGCGACGACCTGCTGCTCGAGCTCGAGTGA
- a CDS encoding DUF3180 domain-containing protein produces the protein MSLPPEEPPEPTGGPGEGRLRPTSPAALTACAVVGLIAGWFVRPLAVELDGTARVVSWAQPVALGVVAAIVGVAAWSTWRQLQVRRERIEPHRALNRLALARASAYVGALVAGVYGGYAVSWLGLASDLVGEQTTRAGVAAVAGLAMVIGGLFLERACRVRTDDPEA, from the coding sequence GTGAGCCTGCCTCCCGAGGAGCCGCCGGAACCGACCGGCGGGCCCGGTGAAGGGCGGCTCCGGCCCACCTCACCGGCAGCGCTCACCGCCTGCGCGGTCGTCGGCCTGATCGCCGGCTGGTTCGTGCGTCCCCTGGCGGTCGAGCTCGACGGGACCGCGCGGGTCGTGTCCTGGGCGCAGCCGGTCGCCCTCGGCGTGGTGGCCGCGATCGTCGGCGTGGCCGCCTGGTCGACCTGGCGCCAGCTCCAGGTGCGGCGCGAGCGGATCGAGCCGCACCGCGCCCTGAACCGGCTCGCGCTGGCCCGGGCGAGCGCCTACGTCGGCGCCCTGGTGGCCGGCGTCTACGGCGGGTACGCCGTCAGCTGGCTCGGCCTCGCGTCCGACCTCGTCGGCGAGCAGACGACCCGCGCGGGCGTCGCAGCGGTCGCCGGCCTGGCGATGGTCATCGGAGGGCTGTTCCTCGAGCGAGCGTGTCGCGTCCGAACCGACGACCCGGAGGCATAA
- a CDS encoding GNAT family N-acetyltransferase translates to MIPDDSRFETDPEELVPDPPGLPEDWSVATPDPSDRFVVARLTQLLRAHERHGRGWAGSGVDDVLVEVSEQGLRTRENVVVRDPDDEIRAWGSVHDRAGGRMLFLHVVERDLPDAIARACSDVLVEWAVGQAKAVGAARGLEVQQIDTGAFADDERQHAWLSASGFTHVRTWHQQTRPVTPDEVGLVPDPALWEQDGMRIRLVRRTGSGMPDEDDLRDVHDVLESAFVDHFNSWEETFDEFLHRLREDPGHRWDHWWLAELVDGDERQPVGALVANVSSSTSGPDGSYVSYIGVLEAARGRGVAKGLLRTVIADAAARGRDRVGLEVDADSPTGAHGLYAALGWETKYVTESWHRDVPVD, encoded by the coding sequence GTGATCCCCGACGACTCCCGCTTCGAGACCGACCCCGAGGAGCTGGTCCCGGACCCGCCCGGCCTGCCGGAGGACTGGAGCGTCGCGACCCCGGACCCCAGTGACCGCTTCGTCGTCGCCCGGCTGACCCAGCTGCTGCGCGCACACGAGCGGCACGGCCGCGGCTGGGCCGGCTCGGGCGTCGACGACGTGCTCGTCGAGGTCTCCGAGCAGGGCCTGCGCACCCGCGAGAACGTCGTCGTCCGCGACCCCGACGACGAGATCCGCGCCTGGGGGAGCGTCCACGACCGGGCCGGCGGCCGGATGCTCTTCCTGCACGTCGTCGAGCGGGACCTGCCCGACGCGATCGCCCGGGCCTGCTCCGACGTGCTCGTGGAGTGGGCGGTCGGCCAGGCGAAGGCGGTCGGCGCCGCGCGGGGCCTGGAGGTCCAGCAGATCGACACCGGTGCGTTCGCCGACGACGAGCGCCAGCACGCCTGGCTGAGCGCGTCCGGCTTCACCCACGTCCGGACCTGGCATCAGCAGACCCGCCCGGTCACCCCCGACGAGGTCGGGCTGGTCCCCGACCCGGCGCTGTGGGAGCAGGACGGCATGCGGATCCGCCTGGTGCGTCGTACCGGCTCCGGCATGCCCGACGAGGACGACCTGCGCGACGTCCACGACGTGCTGGAGAGCGCGTTCGTCGACCACTTCAACTCGTGGGAGGAGACCTTCGACGAGTTCCTGCACCGGCTGCGCGAGGACCCCGGCCACCGCTGGGACCACTGGTGGCTGGCCGAGCTCGTCGACGGCGACGAGCGGCAGCCCGTCGGCGCGCTGGTGGCCAACGTGTCGTCGAGCACCAGCGGACCCGATGGCTCCTACGTCTCCTACATCGGCGTGCTCGAGGCGGCCCGCGGCCGGGGCGTGGCCAAGGGTCTGCTGCGCACCGTGATCGCCGACGCGGCCGCCCGCGGTCGCGACCGGGTCGGCCTCGAGGTCGACGCCGACTCACCCACCGGAGCGCACGGGCTGTACGCCGCGCTGGGCTGGGAGACGAAGTACGTCACCGAGTCCTGGCACCGCGACGTCCCCGTCGACTGA
- a CDS encoding ATP-binding cassette domain-containing protein, producing MIRLTGVGKTYADGTVAVHGLDLEVGRGELVCFVGPSGCGKSTTLKMINRLIEPTTGTIEIDGADVTGQDPVQLRRGIGYVIQQVGLFPHQRIVTNVMTVPLLYGESKATARRRALELMELVGLDPATYADRYPHQLSGGQRQRVGVARALAANPPVLLMDEPFGAVDPVVRVRLQDEFLRLQRELGKTVVLVTHDIDEAVRMGDRVAVFATGGRLAQYGTPAEVLGRPADDFVADFVGSTRGLRRLSVTRIDRAHLEPLDGVSAGSLGAVIDVGASLEEALAVLLRDDRGLVGVKDGPQFVGVLTPNGIHRALRASLADT from the coding sequence ATGATCCGCCTCACGGGCGTGGGAAAGACGTACGCCGACGGCACCGTCGCCGTGCACGGCCTCGACCTGGAGGTCGGCCGGGGCGAGCTGGTCTGCTTCGTCGGCCCGTCCGGGTGCGGCAAGTCGACGACGCTGAAGATGATCAACCGGCTGATCGAGCCCACGACGGGGACCATCGAGATCGACGGCGCGGACGTGACCGGCCAGGACCCGGTCCAGCTGCGCCGCGGCATCGGCTACGTCATCCAGCAGGTCGGGCTGTTCCCCCACCAGAGGATCGTCACCAACGTGATGACGGTGCCGCTGCTGTACGGCGAGTCCAAGGCGACCGCCCGCCGCCGGGCCCTCGAGCTGATGGAGCTCGTCGGCCTCGATCCCGCGACGTACGCCGACCGCTACCCGCACCAGCTCTCGGGCGGTCAGCGGCAGCGCGTCGGCGTGGCCCGGGCGCTGGCCGCCAACCCGCCGGTGCTGCTCATGGACGAGCCGTTCGGCGCCGTCGACCCGGTGGTGCGGGTGCGCCTGCAGGACGAGTTCCTGCGGCTGCAGCGCGAGCTCGGCAAGACCGTCGTCCTGGTCACCCACGACATCGACGAGGCGGTGCGGATGGGTGACCGGGTCGCGGTCTTCGCGACCGGCGGCCGGCTCGCGCAGTACGGCACCCCGGCCGAGGTGCTCGGCCGGCCCGCCGACGACTTCGTCGCCGACTTCGTGGGCTCGACCCGCGGCCTGCGCCGGCTTAGCGTCACCCGGATCGACCGCGCGCACCTGGAGCCGCTCGACGGCGTCAGCGCCGGCTCCCTGGGCGCCGTGATCGACGTCGGCGCCTCGCTCGAGGAGGCGCTCGCCGTACTCCTGCGCGACGACCGGGGCCTGGTCGGCGTCAAGGACGGCCCGCAGTTCGTCGGCGTACTGACCCCCAACGGCATCCACCGCGCCCTGCGCGCGTCCCTCGCCGACACCTGA
- a CDS encoding ABC transporter permease subunit, whose protein sequence is MTLPTAGAAAALPTEEPSCYSRFVNEWFCWQYVEDRHDEITDALVQHVAITLAALLLGVVLAFPLALLARRLPRLRSAVLGLSTGLYTIPSLALFPLLVPFTGLSPTTVVIGLGLYALTILVRALLDGLASVPEDVREAATGLGHGRARLLLRIELPLALPVAMAGLRVAAVSTVALTTVGTLVAYGGLGNLISHGVQRDFRAELVTAAVLCVALAVVLDALLVLLQRVLTPWTRAAPA, encoded by the coding sequence GTGACCCTACCCACGGCGGGCGCCGCAGCGGCCCTCCCGACGGAAGAGCCGAGCTGCTACAGCCGGTTCGTCAACGAGTGGTTCTGCTGGCAGTACGTCGAGGACCGTCACGACGAGATCACCGACGCCCTGGTCCAGCACGTCGCGATCACCCTCGCGGCCCTCCTGCTCGGCGTCGTGCTCGCCTTCCCGCTGGCCCTGCTCGCCCGTCGCCTCCCGCGGCTGCGGTCGGCGGTGCTGGGTCTCAGCACCGGTCTCTACACGATCCCCTCGCTCGCGCTCTTCCCGCTGCTGGTCCCGTTCACGGGGCTGTCGCCGACCACGGTGGTGATCGGGCTCGGTCTCTATGCGCTGACGATCCTGGTCCGCGCCCTCCTCGACGGCCTGGCCTCGGTCCCCGAGGACGTCCGCGAGGCGGCGACCGGCCTCGGCCACGGGCGCGCCCGGCTGTTGCTGCGGATCGAGCTCCCGCTCGCGCTGCCGGTCGCGATGGCCGGGCTCCGGGTCGCCGCCGTCTCGACGGTCGCCCTCACCACGGTCGGCACGCTGGTGGCGTACGGCGGCCTCGGCAACCTGATCTCCCACGGGGTGCAGCGCGACTTCCGGGCCGAGCTCGTCACGGCGGCGGTGCTGTGCGTGGCCCTCGCGGTCGTGCTCGACGCCCTGTTGGTCCTGCTGCAGCGGGTCCTCACGCCGTGGACGCGGGCCGCGCCCGCATGA
- a CDS encoding ABC transporter permease yields the protein MSIFAETWRYLTDGASWSGPDGFVARLLEQLLVTGTALAVAMIVGLPLALWLGHLGRGGFVAINISNIGRAVPTFALLALLVAADWPGSGDFGPYGRAGLATLIALVLFALPPLITNAYVGVREVPAELLEAADGMGMSSWQRFRRVELPLAVPVVASGVRLALVQLWATATIAALVAGPGVGRIITEGFARNDYGQGLAGAVVVAVVALVLELLAALLQRAVDPVRRASPDRDSRLSASGSTVAEAPSRG from the coding sequence ATGAGCATCTTCGCCGAGACCTGGCGCTACCTCACCGACGGCGCCAGCTGGTCGGGTCCCGACGGTTTCGTGGCGCGACTGCTGGAGCAGCTGCTGGTCACCGGCACCGCGCTGGCGGTGGCGATGATCGTGGGCCTGCCGCTGGCCCTCTGGCTGGGGCACCTCGGTCGGGGCGGCTTCGTGGCCATCAACATCTCCAACATCGGCCGGGCCGTCCCGACGTTCGCGCTGCTCGCCCTCCTGGTCGCCGCGGACTGGCCGGGCTCCGGTGACTTCGGCCCCTACGGCCGGGCGGGGCTCGCGACCCTGATCGCGCTCGTCCTCTTCGCGCTGCCTCCCCTCATCACCAACGCCTACGTCGGCGTCCGCGAGGTCCCCGCCGAGCTGCTGGAGGCCGCCGACGGGATGGGCATGTCGTCCTGGCAGCGGTTCCGTCGCGTCGAGCTGCCGCTCGCCGTACCGGTCGTGGCCTCCGGCGTGCGGCTGGCCCTGGTCCAGCTGTGGGCCACGGCGACCATCGCCGCGCTGGTGGCGGGGCCCGGCGTGGGCCGGATCATCACCGAGGGGTTCGCCCGCAACGACTACGGCCAGGGCCTCGCCGGCGCGGTCGTCGTGGCGGTGGTCGCGCTGGTCCTCGAGCTCCTCGCCGCACTGCTGCAGCGTGCCGTCGACCCGGTGCGGCGCGCGTCACCCGATCGGGACTCCCGGTTGTCGGCGTCCGGGTCTACGGTTGCCGAAGCCCCCTCCCGGGGCTGA
- a CDS encoding glycine betaine ABC transporter substrate-binding protein has protein sequence MLLRRPLAAALTAGLLLLATACAGDDLDSDSADDPETSGSGEGTSVVIGSQSFDEAALVTAMYQQVLEAEGYQVETRLVDTRPAYLGEMPDAVQIAPEYVAGIVDQLNTDANGPDAAALSTSDAQETIDAGAALLEEKGLTLLDPSPAYSANGYFVSTEASPDVTALSDLKGQQVTLAAAPDCKGRADCEKGLVETYGIDVTLEPLGYASPETFQAVLDGEAQLGQTSTLDGTLEEQGLLLLEDDLGIQPAQNLVPAVSTAFLDEHPDVEEPLNALMAALDNDTLAELLVRVQVDRERAEDVAADFLASADLL, from the coding sequence ATGTTGCTACGACGTCCGCTCGCCGCCGCCCTCACCGCCGGCCTGCTCCTCCTCGCCACCGCCTGTGCCGGGGACGACCTCGACTCCGACTCCGCCGACGACCCCGAGACCAGCGGCTCGGGCGAGGGCACCTCGGTGGTGATCGGCAGCCAGAGCTTCGACGAGGCCGCGCTCGTCACCGCGATGTACCAGCAGGTCCTGGAGGCCGAGGGCTACCAGGTCGAGACCCGGCTGGTCGACACCCGGCCGGCCTACCTCGGGGAGATGCCGGACGCCGTCCAGATCGCTCCGGAGTACGTCGCGGGCATCGTCGACCAGCTCAACACCGACGCGAACGGTCCCGATGCGGCCGCGCTCTCGACGAGCGACGCCCAGGAGACGATCGACGCGGGCGCCGCACTGCTGGAGGAGAAGGGCCTGACCCTCCTCGACCCGTCCCCGGCGTACTCCGCCAACGGCTACTTCGTGAGCACCGAGGCCTCTCCCGACGTCACCGCGCTCTCCGATCTGAAGGGCCAGCAGGTCACCCTGGCCGCCGCGCCCGACTGCAAGGGCCGGGCCGACTGCGAGAAGGGCCTGGTCGAGACCTACGGCATCGACGTCACCCTGGAGCCGCTGGGCTACGCGTCCCCGGAGACCTTCCAGGCCGTGCTCGACGGTGAGGCGCAGCTCGGCCAGACCAGCACCCTCGACGGCACCCTCGAGGAACAGGGCCTGCTCCTGCTGGAGGACGACCTGGGCATCCAGCCCGCGCAGAACCTCGTCCCCGCGGTGTCGACGGCGTTCCTCGACGAGCACCCGGACGTGGAGGAGCCGCTCAACGCCCTGATGGCCGCGCTCGACAACGACACCCTCGCCGAGCTGCTCGTCCGGGTGCAGGTCGACCGCGAGCGGGCCGAGGACGTCGCCGCCGACTTCCTCGCCTCCGCCGACCTGCTCTGA
- a CDS encoding glycosyltransferase family 2 protein produces the protein MADGDVLTPRLGVLAHPAPVSPRERRRQEQRRVEGRVSVIMPAFNVAPYIAEAVGSVLGQSHRQVELVVVDDGSTDGTRAILDDLAAADDRLQVHAQANSGPNAARNLALGHATGEFVTFLDGDDVVLPGAYERMVRSLRTSGSDFAQASYVRIRDGVQEPAAPWIRRAHAKEMIGAAVTDRPTMMVNAVQWSKVYRRSFWDESVREFALPGYYQDQLVSARAFGHARSVDSLTEPTVAWRARDDRSSMTQQVLSLANMRDRFRTARESLEILEVVSGRKLHDARLTHYLNNDFASTIRRVEEAPEDYWRALVEEVRGLLALMPNHEFWDRVDPQHKVVYHLIGDERRADVEAFNRAGGRVVRDFPVEECDDGYYVHLPLWEDTSIPRWSFRLGGRYARGLRDGGTWRGGRVAAG, from the coding sequence ATGGCGGACGGCGACGTGCTGACGCCTCGGCTCGGGGTGCTGGCGCATCCCGCGCCGGTCTCGCCGCGGGAGCGACGGCGCCAGGAGCAGCGCCGCGTCGAGGGCCGGGTCAGCGTGATCATGCCGGCGTTCAACGTCGCGCCGTACATAGCCGAGGCGGTGGGGTCCGTCCTCGGGCAGAGCCACCGGCAGGTGGAGCTCGTCGTCGTCGACGACGGCTCGACCGACGGCACCCGCGCCATCCTGGACGACCTGGCGGCCGCGGACGACCGGCTCCAGGTGCACGCCCAGGCCAACAGCGGTCCGAACGCCGCGCGCAACCTCGCGCTCGGCCACGCGACCGGCGAGTTCGTGACCTTCCTCGACGGCGACGACGTGGTGCTGCCCGGAGCCTACGAGCGGATGGTGCGCTCCCTGCGCACGAGCGGCTCCGACTTCGCGCAGGCGTCGTACGTCCGCATCCGCGACGGCGTGCAGGAGCCGGCCGCTCCGTGGATCCGCCGCGCGCACGCCAAGGAGATGATCGGCGCGGCCGTGACCGACCGGCCGACGATGATGGTCAACGCGGTGCAGTGGAGCAAGGTCTACCGCCGCTCGTTCTGGGACGAGAGCGTCCGCGAGTTCGCGCTGCCCGGCTACTACCAGGACCAGTTGGTCAGCGCCCGCGCCTTCGGGCACGCCCGCTCCGTCGACTCCCTCACCGAGCCGACGGTCGCCTGGCGGGCCCGGGACGACCGCTCGTCGATGACCCAGCAGGTGCTGTCCCTCGCCAATATGAGAGACCGCTTCCGAACCGCTCGTGAGTCGCTGGAGATCCTCGAGGTCGTCAGCGGTCGCAAGCTCCACGACGCGCGGCTGACCCACTACCTCAACAACGACTTCGCCTCGACGATCCGCCGAGTCGAGGAGGCGCCCGAGGACTACTGGCGCGCCCTGGTCGAGGAGGTGCGCGGGCTGCTGGCCCTGATGCCGAACCATGAGTTCTGGGACCGGGTCGACCCCCAGCACAAGGTCGTCTACCACCTGATCGGCGACGAGCGGCGCGCCGACGTGGAGGCCTTCAACCGGGCGGGCGGCCGGGTGGTGCGCGACTTCCCCGTCGAGGAGTGCGACGACGGCTACTACGTGCACCTGCCGCTGTGGGAGGACACATCGATCCCGCGGTGGAGCTTCCGGCTCGGTGGTCGCTACGCCCGCGGCCTGCGCGACGGCGGCACCTGGCGCGGTGGGCGGGTCGCGGCGGGCTGA